In Temnothorax longispinosus isolate EJ_2023e chromosome 10, Tlon_JGU_v1, whole genome shotgun sequence, a single window of DNA contains:
- the Sesn gene encoding sestrin homolog isoform X3, with amino-acid sequence MDAFLQNNRLDHVSRVMSSHPSYLEHFLRTQHFILRGDGPLPYDYRHLIAIMAAGRHQCSYLINLQKGEFVIQGGDPSWLQGLRSMPGKLQDLYEINKILAHRPWLLNKSHIEKLTKGDDNWSLAEVVHAIVLLAHFHSLSSFVFSCGINEELDNVTGHHYKENKDNSSNIPPAKDKLASSPKKIPNGDGKTENNIPSSPSSPSIVGEQEVGVETLMERMKRLSEKSESYQITQEELSKRFETVETQSAELAAAPQRSSSVLDSDIGLFIEDPTFIYQDFAKRGQLNDIPTFRVQDYSWDDHGYSLVNRLYNDVGNLLDDKFKTAYNLTYYTMGTHSKVDTSRFRRAIWNYIQCMFGIRHDDYDYNEVNQLLERSLKTFIKSAVCYPERVTKRDYDRVMREFKHSEKVHVNLMILEARMQAELLYALRAVMRYMT; translated from the exons ATGGATGCTTTCCTACAGAATAACAGGCTGGATCATGTTTCGAGAGTTATGTCTTCGCACCCATCGTATCTGGAACATTTCCTCCGGACCCAGCATTTCATCCTTCGGGGCGACGGTCCGCTTCCTTATGACTACAGACATCTCATTGCCATTATG GCTGCGGGTAGGCACCAGTGTAGCTACCTTATAAACCTGCAGAAGGGAGAGTTCGTTATTCAGGGCGGTGACCCCTCGTGGCTCCAAGGCTTGAGATCGATGCCGGGGAAGCTGCAGGATCTCTATGAGATCAACAAGATCCTAGCCCATAGACCGTGGCTTCTGAATAAGTCGCACATAGAG AAATTGACTAAAGGCGACGATAATTGGTCCTTAGCGGAAGTCGTTCACGCGATAGTCCTATTAGCTCACTTCCACTCGTTATCGTCTTTCGTATTTTCTTGCGGAATTAACGAGGAATTGGATAACGTAACTGGCCATCATTACAAGGAGAATAAGGACAATAGTAGTAACATACCGCCTGCCAAAGATAAGCTCGCGAGCAGCCCTAAAAAGATCCCCAACGGAGACGGCAAGACTG AAAATAACAtaccgtcgtcgccgtcgtcgccgagCATAGTCGGCGAGCAGGAGGTTGGAGTGGAGACCCTGATGGAACGTATGAAGCGTCTCTCGGAAAAGTCCGAGTCCTATCAGATCACGCAGGAGGAGCTCTCCAAGAGATTCGAGACTGTCGAGACGCAGTCGGCCGAGCTGGCAGCGGCGCCGCAGAGGAGCAGCTCGGTTCTGGACTCCGATATCGGTCTATTCATCGAGGATCCCACTTTCATCTACCAGGATTTCGCCAAG CGCGGTCAGCTGAACGACATACCGACCTTCCGCGTTCAGGACTATTCCTGGGACGATCACGGTTATTCCTTGGTGAATCGTCTGTACAATGACGTCGGTAATCTTCTCGACGACAAATTCAAGACCGCGTACAATCTGACGTATTACACCATGGGCACGCACAGCAAGGTCGATACGTCGCGCTTCAGACGTGCGATCTGGAACTACATACAATGCATGTTCGGCATCAGGCACGACGATTATGATTACAACGAGGTTAATCAATTGCTCGAGCGTAGCCTCAAAACCTTCATCAAGAGCGCCGTTTGCTATCCGGAGCGCGTCACAAAGAGGGATTATGATCGCGTCATGAGGGAGTTCAAACACAGTGAAAAG GTCCATGTGAACCTGATGATTTTAGAGGCTCGCATGCAAGCAGAACTGCTGTATGCCCTTCGTGCCGTGATGCGGTATATGACCTAA
- the Sesn gene encoding sestrin homolog isoform X2, giving the protein MGSMGQIGPNDTHVLLMDAFLQNNRLDHVSRVMSSHPSYLEHFLRTQHFILRGDGPLPYDYRHLIAIMAAGRHQCSYLINLQKGEFVIQGGDPSWLQGLRSMPGKLQDLYEINKILAHRPWLLNKSHIEKLTKGDDNWSLAEVVHAIVLLAHFHSLSSFVFSCGINEELDNVTGHHYKENKDNSSNIPPAKDKLASSPKKIPNGDGKTENNIPSSPSSPSIVGEQEVGVETLMERMKRLSEKSESYQITQEELSKRFETVETQSAELAAAPQRSSSVLDSDIGLFIEDPTFIYQDFAKRGQLNDIPTFRVQDYSWDDHGYSLVNRLYNDVGNLLDDKFKTAYNLTYYTMGTHSKVDTSRFRRAIWNYIQCMFGIRHDDYDYNEVNQLLERSLKTFIKSAVCYPERVTKRDYDRVMREFKHSEKVHVNLMILEARMQAELLYALRAVMRYMT; this is encoded by the exons ACTCATGTCCTGTTGATGGATGCTTTCCTACAGAATAACAGGCTGGATCATGTTTCGAGAGTTATGTCTTCGCACCCATCGTATCTGGAACATTTCCTCCGGACCCAGCATTTCATCCTTCGGGGCGACGGTCCGCTTCCTTATGACTACAGACATCTCATTGCCATTATG GCTGCGGGTAGGCACCAGTGTAGCTACCTTATAAACCTGCAGAAGGGAGAGTTCGTTATTCAGGGCGGTGACCCCTCGTGGCTCCAAGGCTTGAGATCGATGCCGGGGAAGCTGCAGGATCTCTATGAGATCAACAAGATCCTAGCCCATAGACCGTGGCTTCTGAATAAGTCGCACATAGAG AAATTGACTAAAGGCGACGATAATTGGTCCTTAGCGGAAGTCGTTCACGCGATAGTCCTATTAGCTCACTTCCACTCGTTATCGTCTTTCGTATTTTCTTGCGGAATTAACGAGGAATTGGATAACGTAACTGGCCATCATTACAAGGAGAATAAGGACAATAGTAGTAACATACCGCCTGCCAAAGATAAGCTCGCGAGCAGCCCTAAAAAGATCCCCAACGGAGACGGCAAGACTG AAAATAACAtaccgtcgtcgccgtcgtcgccgagCATAGTCGGCGAGCAGGAGGTTGGAGTGGAGACCCTGATGGAACGTATGAAGCGTCTCTCGGAAAAGTCCGAGTCCTATCAGATCACGCAGGAGGAGCTCTCCAAGAGATTCGAGACTGTCGAGACGCAGTCGGCCGAGCTGGCAGCGGCGCCGCAGAGGAGCAGCTCGGTTCTGGACTCCGATATCGGTCTATTCATCGAGGATCCCACTTTCATCTACCAGGATTTCGCCAAG CGCGGTCAGCTGAACGACATACCGACCTTCCGCGTTCAGGACTATTCCTGGGACGATCACGGTTATTCCTTGGTGAATCGTCTGTACAATGACGTCGGTAATCTTCTCGACGACAAATTCAAGACCGCGTACAATCTGACGTATTACACCATGGGCACGCACAGCAAGGTCGATACGTCGCGCTTCAGACGTGCGATCTGGAACTACATACAATGCATGTTCGGCATCAGGCACGACGATTATGATTACAACGAGGTTAATCAATTGCTCGAGCGTAGCCTCAAAACCTTCATCAAGAGCGCCGTTTGCTATCCGGAGCGCGTCACAAAGAGGGATTATGATCGCGTCATGAGGGAGTTCAAACACAGTGAAAAG GTCCATGTGAACCTGATGATTTTAGAGGCTCGCATGCAAGCAGAACTGCTGTATGCCCTTCGTGCCGTGATGCGGTATATGACCTAA